The genomic segment GTCTCCATATTTAGCCTGCAAATTGATTAAAGTAAAAAGATTGGAGGAATTGGGTTTAAACCCAAACTGCTTCAGCTCTTGATAGTAATGCTTTGCCTCCTCGTAATTGTCAGCTCGGCCCCAACCTTCAATCATTGATCTGTAACTTGTTTCATCTGGTTCCATCCCAATATCACAGAAGCGGTGGAATAAACTCTGTGCAGCCTCCATTTTAGAAACCTTACCATAACCAGTTATTAGAGTATTGTATGCAATTATATTCTGAGCAAATCCCGCAGCTTCCATAGAGATCAACACAGATTCAGCTTGTTCCATCTTGCCTTGCTGACTNNNNNNNNNNNNNNNNNNNNNNNNNNNNNNNNNNNNNNNNNNNNNNNNNNNNNNNNNNNNNNNNNNNNNNNNNNNNNNNNNNNNNNNNNNNNNNNNNNNNNNNNNNNNNNNNNNNNNNNNNNNNNNNNNNNNNNNNNNNNNNNNNNNNNNNNNNNNNNNNNNNNNNNNNNNNNNNNNNNNNNNNNNNNNNNNNNNNNNNNNNNNNNNNNNNNNNNNNNNNNNNNNNNNNNNNNNNNNNNNNNNNNNNNNNNNNNNNNNNNTTCATCAGATTCCAATGTATGATTGTATATTTTCACGGCATCAGCAAGTTGACCAGATTCTTTGCAAGAGCAAATCAACAGATGATACAAGTGGGACTCAAATGCTGAGTCTCTCCACTTTTTTTCTCGCAACAACGCCAAGCAATCATCAACCATACCATGTTTGATATAAGCCATCACTAGAATCGAGAAAGAAGTCTGGTTTAAACGGATATGGTTATGAAAAGAACCTTTGAGAACATAAGGCACTTCATCAAGCTTTCCAACCTTCTCATAAGCCTGCAAAATGATGCCAAGGATTGAGGAGTACTGGCATCCGATATTAACCATATCTTCGATCGTCTTAATAGCACCATCTCTGTCTCCATATTTAGCCTGCAAATTGATTAAAGTAAAAAGATTGGATGAATTGGGTTTATACCCCAACTGCTTCAGCTCTTGATAGTAATGGTTTGCCTCCTCATAATTGTCAGCTCGGCCCCAACCTTCAATCATTGATCTGTAACTTGTTTCATCTGGTTCCATCCCAATATCACAGAAGCGGTTGAATAAACTCTGTGCAGCCTCCATATTAGAAACCTTACCATAACCAGTGATTAAAGTATTGTATGCAATTATATTCTGAGCAAACCCCGCAGCTTCCATTGAGATCAACACAGATTCAGCTTGTTCCATCTTGCCTTGCTGACTATAAGCATTAAGCATCACTAACCAATTCTCTAGATTTAGCCTCACTCTATCTTTTTCCATCAAGTCAATAACTTCCTCAGCTTTACCGTATAATCTCAAACGCGTGTAAATCGTTATCATTGCAGAGTAAGCAGACTCACACACAATTCCGAAGTTCCTCATATGAGAAAATGCAAACTCCGCTTCATCAACATTCCAGTTCTTCTGATAGAGACCCATGAGCATACCTATTGTAGCCACATTAGGTCGAACACCAAGCTCCAACATCAACTGAAACCATTTTGAACCTAACTTCACATTCCCCTTTTTAGCACACGCATATATAACCGTGTTGAAGACCTGAAAACTCTGCTGAAAGCCATGAAATCCACACAACTCTGTGATCAGATCCTCAGCTCGGTCCCAATCTTCTCTCCTTCCTAAAACTCTAAGAATCAAACTGTAAGCACTAAAGTTACCTTCCAATTTCCCATTACATCTCATCCAATCAAAGAACTTGACCGCATTCGAGTCACTGCAACTCTCAAGCCGTTTCAATATACCATTGCAATGCTCTAAACTCAAACCTGGTTTAATAGCGGAGTAGTTGACATCCACTTCCCCATTCTTTACAAGCAAATCCTCAAGTTCATTGCTTTCTCTTCGGAAACTGAACTTTTTAACTACCTCTTTCTTTGTCCATCTCTTATTACCACTCGTGACACCTTTCAGGTTAGAACTCGAGCTTCTCTCCACATTAGCTCCACTTGCAGAATCAATACCATTCTCAGTCGTCTCTTTTGCTTCAACATCAAGACGAGACACTCGAGTTTTCTTAACCCTAATCAGAGTACCAACTGTGAAAGCTCTAGTGGCGGGAgcattactactactactagtagcAGAAAAAATTGGGAATTGATCAGGAAGCTGAATTGGGTTCGCAGAAAAATGAAACCTTTTTGAGTCGAATGGATCCAGTGGAATGGAAAACCTTAACGAACCCATTACCGGATCAAATCATAACCCTAAAGATGGGttcatgagagagagagagggagataacgagaggatagaagaagagcttacTCGCCGCAGCAAGATAGCTTCTTCCTTCCTGGTGAGTGGTGGGATTGCTTGACTCTTTTCAGTAAACCGGAAATCAAATCGGCTTCATTGTTCAATTCGGTCGGACCGGACCAGACCAGCTTATTAAAGATGTGATTTTTGGCGATTCTCTTTcgtaaatattgttttcttgatgTTTGTCATTTTGTCAACTATACAttacaaaccaacaaaaagtaACATATGGAAACTGTAACTACTATTCTCAAAGCTAAACAACCAATGAAGACCTCCTCGTCACTCTCTTAAAGATAAAACTAAGATATATCTCCATGAATCAATTCAAACCCAAATGCTTGCAAATGCTTCTTCCAAAGCCCTCCTCTTGCTAATCTCTGAAGAAAATCCTCCAGCTCTTTCTGCTCCAGCTCTCTCTATTATGAGCCTCAACGCTTCGTCTTCCACTTCCATTGGGTGATGACGTTGATGCTCTGCTCCTCCTTTTAAAGGCACTGGTTGTGGACCCATTCCTGTTGGTCGTGGAGCCTGACCGTATGCAGTTCCAGTAGTAACCCCCTGGTTTGACGACtacaaaatacataaaacaagcaaaaaggtttttttttagctttgtcAAAAAAATCTTCAGCTTCTTGTCGATATGAAAGATCAAAAACTCTATTTACCGTATCAGCATTGGTTTGTGGGGGTTTGGCCTTGCAAGCTGCCAAGGCTGCAGTTAATTCTTCAGCCTGTTGGAGCAAATTGTAAATACACCAAACAGCAAATTGCAGAGTTAGGCTAAGATTGTCGATTAGAGAATGAAACAAGATTATTTCCATTTGCACATCTTTTCTTGAGGTCTGACATGTTTATATAACCAGGCATGTTTTCTAATCTTCATTTCTTTTCCTCTATCCATTCATCTAACCAAGAAAAGAAATAGTAAGGAGATTGTAGGCACTACCTTGCGAGCTCGATTAATCATTATCTGTTCAGCATTCTCCTTAGagtatctttttattttcgCCTCAATCGCCTCAACATTTATTCCATCTATCAAGTCGAATACTGGTGGAACAGAATAATACATATATGCATTGGTCTTGTCTGGCATGAATACAGAAAACAAGGAAGGAGCACAAAGTGTAACTAACCCATACACTCCACTTCTTCCAAGTAGTCATTGTAGTCTTTAAGTGATGGAAAATCTTCTTCCCGTCTATTGAATCTGCAtcaccagaaaaaaaatatatgatactcAAGAGGCTGAACATACTCGGCTTCTACAGAATTACAAAGATGATACCTTATGATAAATCTATTTCTCATCTGTTCAATCATGTGACTAGAAAACTCCATTTTACACTTACAGAAATAGTGGGGAACAATTCAGATACATATCCATGGAGCCTGTCACTTGTGCCATAGACAAGTGAATTACTTCATTAAGTTTCTAAACATGCTAACAGTCCATACTGATCATGACGGAGTTTTATATCACACCATCTGCACAGGGAAGCAAGATAACGCAACAAATGAAAAAAGATAGGGATGAAGAATACATCTCAGAGATTCTCCTTCTGACATGTATTTCCTTGTTTTGATGGGTAGAATTAGATACCATCACCATAACTGCCGCTGCCTGAGCTTCTTGTCCTGTCCTATCTACCTACAAGGGTTAGACATGAGTTCAGCAACTCTAAACAGAACCGAAAGTTTCAAATACCATTTTCATCATGCAGTCTAATATGTAAAAGCCAATCTCAACATATAAAGCTGCAGACAATATTACATGAACTATGTATACCTTTTCATTCAGCTATCCAAAAATTACGAAGAACTAATAAGAGCAAGAAATGCCCTAAAATGTTTATCCAGATTGGTGATGTGTAGAATATGAATTCGATGCTCAGAGAATGGTTCCAAACATTAGTCGAGAGAGTAGCACAATGTTCAGCAAGCTAGAAAAGACAGATGCAACTACTCCAACAACACAATCTGAGGAAAGTGAAATCCAATCAACCCAANNNNNNNNNNNNNNNNNN from the Camelina sativa cultivar DH55 chromosome 12, Cs, whole genome shotgun sequence genome contains:
- the LOC104730220 gene encoding pentatricopeptide repeat-containing protein At4g30825, chloroplastic-like isoform X3, with the translated sequence MGSLRFSIPLDPFDSKRFHFSANPIQLPDQFPIFSATSSSSNAPATRAFTVGTLIRVKKTRVSRLDVEAKETTENGIDSASGANVERSSSSNLKGVTSGNKRWTKKEVVKKFSFRRESNELEDLLVKNGEVDVNYSAIKPGLSLEHCNGILKRLESCSDSNAVKFFDWMRCNGKLEGNFSAYSLILRVLGRREDWDRAEDLITELCGFHGFQQSFQVFNTVIYACAKKGNVKLGSKWFQLMLELGVRPNVATIGMLMGLYQKNWNVDEAEFAFSHMRNFGIVCESAYSAMITIYTRLRLYGKAEEVIDLMEKDRVRLNLENWLVMLNAYSQQGKMEQAESVLISMEAAGFAQNIIAYNTLITGYGKVSNMEAAQSLFNRFCDIGMEPDETSYRSMIEGWGRADNYEEANHYYQELKQLGYKPNSSNLFTLINLQAKYGDRDGAIKTIEDMVNIGCQYSSILGIILQAYEKVGKLDEVPYVLKGSFHNHIRLNQTSFSILVMAYIKHGMVDDCLALLREKKWRDSAFESHLYHLLICSCKESGQLADAVKIYNHTLESDEEINLHITSTMIDIYTVMGEFGEAEKLYSKLKSSGVVLDRIGFSIVVRMYMKAGSLEEACSVLEIMDEQKDIVPDVYLFRDMLRIYQKCGLQDKLQHLYYRIRKSGIHWDQEMYNCVINCCARALPLDELSRTFEEMIRNGFTPNTVTINVLLDVYGKAKLFKKVDELFMLAKRHGVVDVISYNTIIAAYGQNKDFTNMSSAIKNMQFDGFSVSLEAYNSMLNAYGKDKQMEKFRSILKRMKSTCGSDHYTYNIMINIYGEQGWIDEVAEVLTELKESGLGPDLCSYNTLIKAYGIGGMVEEAVGLVKEMRGKKITPDKVTYTNLVTALRRNDEFLEAIKWSLWMKQMGI
- the LOC104730221 gene encoding uncharacterized protein LOC104730221 isoform X4 codes for the protein MEFSSHMIEQMRNRFIIRFNRREEDFPSLKDYNDYLEEVECMVFDLIDGINVEAIEAKIKRYSKENAEQIMINRARKAEELTAALAACKAKPPQTNADTSSNQGVTTGTAYGQAPRPTGMGPQPVPLKGGAEHQRHHPMEVEDEALRLIIERAGAERAGGFSSEISKRRALEEAFASIWV
- the LOC104730221 gene encoding uncharacterized protein LOC104730221 isoform X2; the protein is MVMVSNSTHQNKEIHVRRRISEIFNRREEDFPSLKDYNDYLEEVECMVFDLIDGINVEAIEAKIKRYSKENAEQIMINRARKAEELTAALAACKAKPPQTNADTSSNQGVTTGTAYGQAPRPTGMGPQPVPLKGGAEHQRHHPMEVEDEALRLIIERAGAERAGGFSSEISKRRALEEAFASIWV
- the LOC104730221 gene encoding uncharacterized protein LOC104730221 isoform X1, which translates into the protein MVMVSNSTHQNKEIHVRRRISEIFNRREEDFPSLKDYNDYLEEVECMVFDLIDGINVEAIEAKIKRYSKENAEQIMINRARKAEELTAALAACKAKPPQTNADTSSNQGVTTGTAYGQAPRPTGMGPQPVPLKGGAEHQRHHPMEVEDEALRLIIERAGAERAGGFSSEISKRRALEEAFASIWV
- the LOC104730221 gene encoding uncharacterized protein LOC104730221 isoform X3, which codes for MAQVTGSMDMYLNCSPLFLFNRREEDFPSLKDYNDYLEEVECMVFDLIDGINVEAIEAKIKRYSKENAEQIMINRARKAEELTAALAACKAKPPQTNADTSSNQGVTTGTAYGQAPRPTGMGPQPVPLKGGAEHQRHHPMEVEDEALRLIIERAGAERAGGFSSEISKRRALEEAFASIWV
- the LOC104730220 gene encoding pentatricopeptide repeat-containing protein At4g30825, chloroplastic-like isoform X2, whose protein sequence is MGSLRFSIPLDPFDSKRFHFSANPIQLPDQFPIFSATSSSSNAPATRAFTVGTLIRVKKTRVSRLDVEAKETTENGIDSASGANVERSSSSNLKGVTSGNKRWTKKEVVKKFSFRRESNELEDLLVKNGEVDVNYSAIKPGLSLEHCNGILKRLESCSDSNAVKFFDWMRCNGKLEGNFSAYSLILRVLGRREDWDRAEDLITELCGFHGFQQSFQVFNTVIYACAKKGNVKLGSKWFQLMLELGVRPNVATIGMLMGLYQKNWNVDEAEFAFSHMRNFGIVCESAYSAMITIYTRLRLYGKAEEVIDLMEKDRVRLNLENWLVMLNAYSQQGKMEQAESVLISMEAAGFAQNIIAYNTLITGYGKVSNMEAAQSLFNRFCDIGMEPDETSYRSMIEGWGRADNYEEANHYYQELKQLGYKPNSSNLFTLINLQAKYGDRDGAIKTIEDMVNIGCQYSSILGIILQAYEKVGKLDEVPYVLKGSFHNHIRLNQTSFSILVMAYIKHGMVDDCLALLREKKWRDSAFESHLYHLLICSCKESGQLADAVKLYNHTLESDEEINLHITSTMIDIYTVMGEFGEAEKLYSKLKSSGVVLDRIGFSIVVRMYMKAGSLEEACSVLEIMDEQKDIVPDVYLFRDMLRIYQKCGLQDKLQHLYYRIRKSGIHWDQEMYNCVINCCARALPLDELSRTFEEMIRNGFTPNTVTINVLLDVYGKAKLFKKVDELFMLAKRHGVVDVISYNTIIAAYGQNKDFTNMSSAIKNMQFDGFSVSLEAYNSMLNAYGKDKQMEKFRSILKRMKSTCGSDHYTYNIMINIYGEQGWIDEVAEVLTELKESGLGPDLCSYNTLIKAYGIGGMVEEAVGLVKEMRGKKITPDKVTYTNLVTALRRNDEFLEAIKWSLWMKQMGI